A DNA window from Solanum lycopersicum chromosome 3, SLM_r2.1 contains the following coding sequences:
- the LOC101261888 gene encoding uncharacterized protein At4g04980-like yields the protein MASGVFCGVVPFIFRRKPSLLKEEDTRKTRRLHTRVIKKLPSMLVPRRSKANKGSKSRNAYGVKAPKSPRLQGSNVAKAPKSPRMYSSNGVKTITRSATFQNSCGVASNFRIMTGIRNKIITLRHLLDLSPCDGSESANELLISTLRDLHKLFPSINPNFSLSKIDGTSIHEKVRCFCDILKSIGEMWTGNDEWMITCKENSNSKLNDFEYVLALLDDIIKLASERMPEMMDEDEEDEDEDEEEVEHEHEHEHEDETEDEDDQRIETSTSPDAFEKNFSEIYSSNNSSLSSSPTSVLPEIITNSSKKNGKASITSPLLLSLKVQPVGNQNPIEVRRLSFHMIPNANQDSGYSVQLGSDVDEKGSNTEANQDCELMDLPEILLNSLEKASENGGIFWTGASNGQAVPARVTFDVLLPPSSVSRLQSNVTEQSSVPPSPNILSPKIIESQVPTSPQPDSSCENNEPEPASPPACITSGNTVTSPPPPPPPPITSKNRAVPCPPPPPPRKSENVHSPPPPPPPPCSPHKGLKGMVTPHPLPPKESNRATPPPPPPTPMGKVAAPPPMPMGKRAANPPSPRSAPPPPMQTKKGGAPPPPPPTFAGAKNPRLRKAATKLKRSSQMGNLYRSLKGKVEGSSLNGKQKGGKGNFNASKGGKPGMADALAEMTKRSAYFQQIEEDVKNHAKLIKEMKKAIASFNTSDMSELITFHNYVESHLEKLTDESQVLARFEDFPCKKLEALRTAATLYSKLDSIVSTLQNWQPASPVGQHLARAERYFNKIKGDVDTLERTKDEESKKLKTHKIQFDFGALVRIKELMVDVSSNCMELALKEKREAMAGGKEGAGPTNEGTKKESATQLWKAFQFAFRVYTFAGGQDERAEKLTKELAEVIETDLHH from the exons ATGGCGAGCGGGGTATTCTGTGGTGTTGTTCCTTTCATTTTCCGCAGGAAACCTTCTTTGttaaag GAAGAAGACACACGTAAAACTAGGAGATTACATACTAGAGTAATAAAGAAATTACCTTCCATGTTGGTACCAAGAAGATCAAAAGCAAACAAAGGTTCCAAATCGCGCAATGCGTATGGAGTGAAAGCACCAAAAAGTCCCAGATTGCAGGGTTCAAATGTGGCGAAAGCACCAAAAAGTCCCAGAATGTATAGTTCAAATGGGGTGAAGACAATTACAAGAAGTGcaacttttcaaaattcatgTGGGGTGGCTAGCAACTTCAGAATAATGACGGGTATAAGGAACAAGATCATCACGTTGAGACACTTACTTGATCTTTCTCCTTGTGATGGCTCGGAATCTGCAAATGAG CTGCTGATATCAACTCTGAGAGATCTACATAAACTGTTCCCTTCGATCAATCCGAATTTTTCGTTGTCAAAAATAGATGGGACATCAATACATGAG aaagTGAGATGCTTTTGTGATATATTGAAATCAATTGGGGAAATGTGGACAGGAAATGATGAGTGGATGATTACATGCAAAGAGAATTCAAACAGTAAACTAAATGATTTCGAATATG TGTTGGCATTGCTCGACGACATTATCAAGTTAGCTAGTGAAAGGATGCCAGAGATGATGGATGAGGATGaggaggatgaggatgaggatgaggaagAGGTCGAGCATGAGCATGAACATGAACATGAGGACGAGACTGAGGATGAGGATGATCAGAGGATAGAAACAAGTACTTCACCTGATGCATTTGAGAAGAACTTTTCGGAGATCTACTCGAGCAACAATTCCTCCCTTTCGAGCTCTCCAACTTCAGTCCTCCCTGAGATAATAACCAATTCCTCAAAGAAGAATGGAAAGGCTTCTATCACTTCCCCTCTTCTCCTATCACTCAAGGTTCAACCTGTTGGAAACCAGAACCCGATTGAGGTAAGACGTCTCTCGTTCCACATGATCCCCAATGCAAATCAAGATTCAGGCTATTCAGTTCAGCTAGGAAGCGATGTCGATGAAAAAGGATCAAATACAGAAGCAAATCAAGATTGTGAATTGATGGACTTACCAGAGATTCTACTGAACAGCCTTGAGAAAGCATCGGAAAATGGTGGCATATTCTGGACCGGTGCATCAAATGGTCAAGCCGTCCCAGCTCGCGTTACATTTGATGTGCTCTTACCTCCATCTTCAGTTTCTAGGTTGCAATCAAATGTAACAGAACAATCATCAGTACCACCTTCTCCAAACATTTTATCACCGAAAATCATAGAATCGCAAGTACCAACATCACCTCAACCAGATTCCTCGTGTGAGAACAACGAGCCAGAACCAGCATCACCACCAGCCTGTATTACATCAGGAAACACAGTAACATCTCCACCTCCACCTCCACCACCTCCAATTACATCAAAAAATAGAGCAGTGCCTTGTCCTCCGCCGCCACCTCCCAGGAAATCAGAAAATGTACATTCACCTCCGCCTCCGCCTCCACCTCCATGTTCACCTCACAAAGGACTAAAGGGTATGGTAACCCCACATCCACTTCCACCAAAGGAATCAAATAGAGCAACTCCACCACCCCCTCCGCCGACGCCAATGGGAAAGGTAGCTGCACCTCCACCAATGCCAATGGGAAAGAGAGCTGCAAATCCACCATCGCCAAGATCAGCACCACCTCCACCCATGCAAACGAAAAAGGGAGGGGcacctccaccaccaccaccaacttTCGCAGGTGCCAAAAATCCACGACTGAGGAAAGCAGCCACTAAACTGAAAAGATCATCCCAAATGGGAAATCTTTATCGATCTCTTAAGGGGAAAGTTGAAGGATCTAGTTTAAATGGTAAGCAAAAGGGAGGCAAGGGAAACTTTAATGCCTCCAAAGGAGGTAAACCAGGAATGGCTGATGCATTGGCTGAGATGACAAAGAG GTCAGCATATTTCCAACAAATTGAAGAGGATGTCAAAAATCATGCAAAACTAATCAAGGAGATGAAGAAGGCCATTGCTTCTTTCAATACATCAGATATGTCTGAGCTCATTACATTCCACAATTATGTCGAATCCCACCTTGAGAAACTAACAGATGAATCTCAG GTCCTAGCAAGATTTGAGGATTTTCCTTGTAAGAAGTTGGAAGCGTTGAGGACGGCAGCAACTCTCTATTCCAAATTAGATTCAATAGTCTCAACTTTACAGAATTGGCAACCAGCCTCACCTGTTGGCCAACATCTTGCCAGAGCTGAGAGGTACTTCAACAAG ATAAAAGGAGATGTGGACACTCTAGAAAGGACTAAAGATGAAGAATCCAAGAAactaaaaacacataaaattcaGTTTGATTTCGGCGCCCTTGTACGCATCAAAGAATTGATGGTGGATGTTTCCTCAAACTGTATGGAACTTGCATTGAAG GAAAAGAGAGAAGCAATGGCGGGGGGAAAAGAAGGAGCGGGACCAACAAATGAAGGGACCAAAAAAGAATCAGCCACACAGCTTTGGAAGGCATTCCAATTTGCATTCAGAGTCTATACTTTTGCAGGTGGACAAGATGAGAGAGCAGAGAAGTTAACGAAAGAATTGGCTGAAGTGATCGAGACAGACCTTCATCATTAG